A genome region from Rissa tridactyla isolate bRisTri1 chromosome 18, bRisTri1.patW.cur.20221130, whole genome shotgun sequence includes the following:
- the LOC128918766 gene encoding interferon alpha-inducible protein 27-like protein 2A isoform X1 encodes MGFLGIVMGATAGLGLAAVGVPMAIGALGFTAAGITAGSVAAKMMSAAAIANGGGVAAGSTVAVLQSIGAAGVPTAAKAALTAIGAATVAARF; translated from the exons ATGG GTTTTCTCGGCATTGTCATGGGGGCGACCGCAGGGCTCG GATTGGCAGCCGTCGGTGTCCCGATGGCCATCGGTGCGCTGGGGTTTACAGCAGCCGGCATCACCGCTGGGTCGGTGGCTGCCAAGATGATGTCGGCAGCTGCCATAGCCAACGGCGGAGGAGTGGCTGCTGGCAGCACTGTGGCCGTGCTGCAGTCCATCG gggCAGCAGGAGTCCCCACAGCTGCGAAGGCTGCCCTGACGGCCATCGGGGCTGCCACCGTGGCTGCTCGGTTCTGA
- the LOC128918766 gene encoding interferon alpha-inducible protein 27-like protein 2A isoform X2 — MGLAAVGVPMAIGALGFTAAGITAGSVAAKMMSAAAIANGGGVAAGSTVAVLQSIGAAGVPTAAKAALTAIGAATVAARF, encoded by the exons ATGG GATTGGCAGCCGTCGGTGTCCCGATGGCCATCGGTGCGCTGGGGTTTACAGCAGCCGGCATCACCGCTGGGTCGGTGGCTGCCAAGATGATGTCGGCAGCTGCCATAGCCAACGGCGGAGGAGTGGCTGCTGGCAGCACTGTGGCCGTGCTGCAGTCCATCG gggCAGCAGGAGTCCCCACAGCTGCGAAGGCTGCCCTGACGGCCATCGGGGCTGCCACCGTGGCTGCTCGGTTCTGA